GTGTAACATCTGAGACCAATAGCAGTGTAAAATTTAGTCTGAGTAAAACTGCCACTTTCTATACTTTGGTGACACAGCCCAATTTGCAGCGTTATAATGATTCCAAACAGATCATCTTGAAATTGTGCAGAGGATTCTCCAGCTTTTTCCAGATTTCCAGGAGGTTTTCAATTCCATTTATTCTACTGACACAGCAGGTGCTTACTGGActtctgaattttttaaaatcattgaaGCTTTTCTGTACCAGATGGAGACTTACCGAGAATGTCAAGATACAGAAGATCCTCTTGTTTTAAAAAGGCTGAATCTCTCTGTATGAGGgtttcataaataaatatccTCCAAATTTGCAGTTCTTCTGTGATACAGTGCAAAAATCCTCATGGAGCAATGTCTGTTTGGTTATAGGATGTTACTCACACCCTTACCACAttactaaaagaaagaaacaaaagaaggagTACCAACTACCTTTAACAGTATAGAGGAGGACATTACATCTTTAAGAAGTCCTCAGTCCTTATGCATCTTCTCAGACCCAGGTACAAGAGAATAATCAAATAAAGTCTCAAGGAAAACACTAAAATCCTGTCAAGCTTCTGTAACTTAAACTTGCTAAGTGAAGACATATTCCTGGCTGGCtttattttccagctgctttgctttataCACACTGCAGTAGAGGAAGAAGTAGGTTTTCTGAgtaataaaatgtttcaaagtACTGATGCCAGCAGAACCTTCCTTGACTGTGCTGCAGTACAGTTATGTGGAGCTGAAGAGAATATGTGTGTAGAAGCTTGTGACTAAATAGTCATTCTATGTAAGAGGGTAGGGCAGCTCATACACTGGCACAGTGTACCTCAGATTGACCAGGTTTAATAAGCTGAACAAAGTATGGGTTCAGCTTTATACACAACGGAGCATATGTCGTTCAGAGTTTGAACAGCACTATAATGAACTCAGTGGTTACATCCCCCCATACTCGCTTTGTTCTCAACTTGAAGTCCTGACTGGATTACAAAACAAAGCCCCCCAACACAACCGCTACCATTACAGACAAGGATAGAAATGCAGTTTATGTGCTTTTTAAGTCAGTTTTCCAGCTTGCCTATGTACTGCCTGCTGAGTACGTACATACAATCCCACTGCTATTTACAGGTAGTTCTGTCAGCAGAACTAAACCACACATCTAATAATATCATTGCAAcaatttcaaatacataaatatatttagaaagaagttgaaaacacaaacatttatttcaattaGGAGTTTTATACATCACATGCATCTGGAAAGAAATCATAACTATCACGCAGGCTTCCTGATAAAGGGTGTGCAATCACCTCTGATGCTAATATTTACagagatataaaaatatacacaacacttaattttacagagcagagctgagtgaACACTGCACACTGCACTCTGAGTTTGGATAACGAAAAGTCCCAACTGGAAGAGCAACAGCAACACTGCAAGAGATCGTTATAAGGGTctgaaaaaacagcatcagatCTCCGATACAGTGTGAAAATATAAGGCAGaagccattttcttctgaagtgagGGGAAGAGCAGAACGCAGACTGTCcatcttgcttttaaaaagtagtTCCGACAATGAGTTGTACATGCAAAACATACATTTGCATCAACAGTGCAATAACAAAAAGAATACTGAACAGTAGCTCAACCATAGAAACCTAAAGAAAAGTAACGTACTTTTATGCATCTCTTCTCACAAAATATCTAGGATTTGTCAGTGCATTAGTGTTAAAGTGGCATTAAAAAACTTCTGCTACTGTAACAGATGCAGAATTATCTTGGAAATGCATAGCATCTACATTGTATTGTCTCTGTCATTGTTTAGTTGGCATAGGCACCATTCTACTCACACCAGCATTAATAACTCTTGGTGGAAACAGCCATTCTTACCAAGTCATACACGGCTACTCCTGACTGCTCGTTTCTGATTTCctcaaataaatgcttttttaagATTCAAAAATATACCCTATGAATATTAAAAGAACTATATACAACATACCTAAGACACTGTTTGTTAGCTGGCTGCCGTACACATAacacacagaagagaaacattCAAGTTTGACAGATTTTTGAGATGAAAGGCCTTTGGGTTGGAAGCATATCAAAGACAACAGTGCAGTAGGCTGAGAATCCCTTTAGCTCAGTTCAGAACTAAGGCATtgtatgttaaaatatatttggtGCAATGTTACCGTCAATTTGAGAATCGAGATCACATCAAATGCTGTAATTTGTCACCCTAGTAATCATATATCTCCATCTTGCGTCACAAAATCAAACCTTTGTGGAAAAAATTCAAACACTAAACctatattgttttgttttttctaatctgacattgaggaaaaaaacaaaatcactaaGCCAACCAAACCGCAGTCTCCactaaacaaaatgaaaggagCTCAAATTCTCATAGTCTTTACTCACCAAAATTTCATTATATCCTTGGACTTTAACTAAAGGGAACTACTAAGGTTTTAGACTCCTACCTCAAATTACCTTTTGCATTTGAAGGTTTTCAATTATCCATTCATTCTATGCTTGATGTCCCCTCTGATTatctcccagtgctgctcttctCCTGTCATTCCTATATGGCCTACCTCTAAAGTTTCGCTGGTACTGGTTGCCTTCATCTCTGCTTCTGCCAGGCGGTCCTTTCCAAGCTTCCTCATTTCTAGGGAACTGGTATCCTCCCCTACTAGAATAACCCCATTCCATTCTCGGCCTTCTGCCTCCTCCATAAGTCTGGTTATAAAACTGCTTGGATCTACCGCTTCTCAGCATATCAGAAACTTCATTCTCATCTTCAGAGCTCTCTTCCCTCATTCTCTGTGCCCTGTTTTCTGGCTGATTATCAGCACCCTTGGAATCTCTAACTTTATCAGTCTTATCCTTACGACTGtgaacagtatttttcagttcattttttgGAGGTTCTGCCAATGGCAGCGTGGTGTTGGGCACCACTATCTGCCTCTCAACCCCCTGTACTTGCGTAGAGCGAttctgcagcccagctgctgcctgcttaGCAGGAGAGGCTGAAATACAAGTCTGCTCCAACTGAGGTGCTCTAGCTGAAGTTTCTTTGGGGGCACTGCATTCGCTGCTCGCACCAGCCACAGGGAACGGTATGGTGTGTGAGCTACTGCTGCTGTTAGTCTTCTGAAGCTGTTCTACACAGTTCAGCGCAGGAACTGGAGCACTGCATTCTTTAGCCACAAACATGTTTGCAGATGTGCTAGTTGTCGCCTCTTTGTCCTCAGGTGCCATGACAACATTAGGTCTTGCTACTGAATTTTCAATGAAGCCCTGAACTGGGTACCCATACCAGaagtgaggaaagaaaggaggtgCTATTGGAACAGCACCTAGAAAGTGACCGTGTCCAAAAGATGGTTGTGGGAATAAGTTTTTCCCCCTCATGGGCTCTTCATAGTTTGCATGAAGGGCTTGCACTGAATTGTCCGATTCGACACGGAGCTGTCCTTGACTTTCTGACACCTGAGCTGCAGGTACAATCAGTGGCAGTGATGGCGACCTGCTGTCAACCTGTGCCATTTGACCATTCGATCTGGTCTCACTCTGAATAGCAAAGTGCCTGTTTGGTTGCACAGTCTCATTTTCAATCTGAGTCGGTGGAGCCTCCTGGAACCAGGGATTGTGCGGATACACGGGGAGGGACATGTTTGGGTACATTCGACAAGCAGCTAAATAGGCCTGGTGCAGAGGGTACAGGTAAGAATGAGGTGCCCACATGGGACAGCTGTATGCCTGCAAGATAGGAAGAAACAAGAACTTGGTCTTTTGAATGTGCAGACAGACAAGCAGCACACAGGTCACTTATCATtatgaaatagatttttctttctagcaaCTGCTCTTAGTTCTTAAGAATTTCTGGGCTTTCAGCACGatgttctctgttgtttttcttccacatacAGTTGAAATAGGGATCAGTTATGATCTGGCACAATCTAGAGCATGTCATCTGTAGGAACAGTCCCTGGAGCAAACTGTCCTGAAAGCCTGCCCACACCCCTTTCATGGGAACTAGTCTGCACCAGCAGCTGGAGGGGTGTAGGCATCAGGACGACCTGGAAGGTGGGTGCCAGGCCTACCACACTATTTGGTCCCTGAAGAGCAAAACCATCAGTCACAGTACTTTGACCAGTAGATGGTGCTGAAAGCCCAAAATGACAGGTTATATCCtaaataatacaataaataatacaaataataaataatacaaagcaCAGTTCCAAATAGACGTAGGTTTCAAAACCAAACTGCTATAATACTTTAAATACACTGCAGTGACACTAACGACTTAGGCATTCTGCAGTGAACAAAAAGCCTTGCATTAGGCACATGGCTATCAAATCTATATTTACTTGGTAACTTGTGCTGAACATCGCCCTCAACCTGAGCAGGTTGTCGGCATAGACAAGCAGTTACCTAAAACAGTCTCCACAGGAAAATATAAGCCAGGTATTTTTACTACAGTGGTTTTGTCAGTACACAGATTATCAAAGGCAGAGGACTGTTTGTCTTCTAGTAGTTGCTGCTTCTAGAAGAATGTATATGCAAACACATACTGGTTCACCTGCACATTTGTAAAGCACAGTTTCTGTGGACTGCATATAACCATGTTTGAAGCAGACAGATCATTGTTGAACTGTCAGGATTCCAGTTAATAGAAGGCAAAATACAAAACGTATTTCAAATCTAAGGATACATTTGAAGTACATAGTTGCAGCAGCCCATCTTCTACACTGTAATTACCACCAAACACAAGGAAATGTTATGGAataacaaatacagaaacatgCAAATTTGAAGGGTTACCTTCACTCCAAGATTGAAGAAGAATCTAAGAATATTCTTATctgtaaacagaagaaaaaaaaaataatgatgaaaacTTCCATCTGATCCAAAAATCCATCTTTACTTCAAGTTACTTTTCAGTAGAGAAACACAAATACTACGTTGTTGCTTGTATGACATTGATGGACttattgttttttctattttaagagTTTTTTCACGAGTTTCTTTTGGGCCACAGTAAAGTAACTGCTACACAACCACAATTTAAATCTCAGCTTTAGTAGCTCATGGAACTGAAATTTACTTGTTAGAGGAACAGTTCAGTAAATGGAAACCACCGTGAAGACACAGTGTGATCTTTATGAACACATTCTATATTTTAAGTATGCTGAAACCTGCCTCCTCACAGACCAGGAAACGCTGGGAACAGGGAAACGCTGAATAACTCCCAATGTTTTGATTACAGCAGAAAATCTGTTAGGTACATTAAAGGAAGAAGCTCTCAATAGAAAAACCTATCAATTCACAAAACACAGAACCATAAAGTGGTAACCacttaaaataacagcaacatcAACATGAACAATATAAATCAAAGACTTATAACTCTATGCAATATCCCCTCCCACCCTTTATATCCTGAAATGATAACAATTAGATCTTTGGTCCTATTGTTTGCCTACACCAAAAGAagtcttttgtttaaaaaaaaaaaaaaatagaaaagaaaaaagaaaaaaagaaaacctatcAGGAAAAAAGGAATCAAATACAGACCCTCCAGATTCTTACCTTTAGGTAAGTCCTCCCCATTGCTGCACAGGGAGTAAGAGGGTGCAATGgctctttctcccttttcactTAGAGGGAATCCAGGATATAGTGGATCCTGATAAGGATTCAGAGTCTGAGGCAAAGGCATTAAAGGCTGGTTAACTGCTTGTATCGACACAGGAACTCCAGCAACTGGAGCAGATGTTACCTGAGCCTGTGATACAATAGAGTCAGGTCCCGTTGCTGGGGCTGGCATCAACGAAGAAGCAGGTATTTGGGCTGGAATACCTGGAGgcaaacacatttctgaattGATTACATATCAACTACATCAGATTACAAGGGAAAGTGatagagaaaaatacagtttaaaaacagagacaaagaaacagaaaaggtatTCTGGAAAGGATAAGTGGAAATGGAGAGTCGgtaaataataaacaaaaggaagattTGATTAAATGTAGAGAATagttcttttcagaaagaagtgaaatggGTAAGTTTTCTAGAAATAGCTCAACCCTTcccatatttatttaaaaataattatgaacaccaaaaggaaatagaaggaggaaaaaaaggcaggaacTGAGGCTTATTTGTGAATTTTCGCAATTCTCATTCAGACTCACTAATGCAGAATCTGAGCAATACAACTCCATAACGACATGGTCAAGTACAACAGGGTTATTTTGGTAATTAAAGTATCATGTGAACATGCTAGGACAACTCTAAGGATAGTTCATGTACAGAAACAACAGCTGAAAGAATATAGCACTTGACCTAATGAACAATACTGAATTTTATCTAACCTAACTCCATGTACCAGGAAGCAAGCACAGCATAAGAAAAGGCATTAAATTAGCTCTATTCCAAAGTCAGCTGAGTTTCAAATGGAACTCAGCAGCTCCAAACCCAAGGCAAGTCTGCAGCAAATCAGAAACTTATTACATGAGACACAatacaaaacacacaacaatCTTCCATCTGCTGACCCCACTAAGCAGATCTTTAGAATAAGCACCCCTCAAAACTCAGAGGTGTCTCATTCAGGGAAAATACAGAGAGCTGAGTACACATTCCTCTTCCACCTTCAGATAGGAGTCACATGATCTATACACACACGTGTAATCAAAGATCCACTATAACTCTCATCAGTTCTGAGCAGTGAGTAAATTGCATTCCCACAGGTGACTGCCTACAGGACGTGAAGTTACAAGAAACAAGGATTTCCTGTAGGTATTTTCAATTCAGCAAGACAGTTAAAACTAATTAGTTTCTGTTATACATGAATATTTCACCAAACCTGCTGGTCCGTAGGTTGTTGGCTCACTTGGCCAAGCTGGCACAATGGCTGGTACAGAAGGCACTGTTGGAGGCAAATGCACCTCAGAAAAGACTGGTGATGGTGTTGGAGTTACACTTGGTAAGCATTCTGCCGCTTTctataaagacaaaaagatCACATTAATTTTTTCTAAATCAGCATTGTTAGTGAGCCCTATCACGTCTGACTGCTACAAGAAAAGGCTTAATTATTAACAAATACTGGAAAGGGTGTCACCAGCACAACAGCAAAATATCAATTAGCAACaaatcaatttgttttttttaatgtatgcaACTTGAAGTGAAAAGCATGATTAAATTAGactattataaaatataatatatataattataactattatataatgtatatattatatattttatatatataataaccTCTTCCTCAGAAGAGGAAGGATATACTACATTTCTATCAAGAGCAGTTCTTTCAAGTTCTTTACTTTGGATATAACAGGTACTTAACTCTACAAAGGCAATTCTAACACTACCACCATAAAAAGGACTGCATAATAGAAAGGACTGCATAGTTAAAAACCATTATTACAACATATACATGGCTGTAACCAAGCTCTCCTTTGCCTGAAGTCTCctggctggaaaacactgaaatcaagTAAATATTCCTTACTTGTTCAGCAAGAGCTGGAGAATCTGTTTTTACTTGTTCCAAAGGAGATGAAGCTTTTGGACAACTCTCATCTTGACTCTTCCTCTAAAGCAAAGTTAGAGATAGACAAACACAGCTAGTCTAATAATACAATTTGTGTTTCAAAGAAGCAttcaaaaatattaaagcaGACTACATACAAAGTGGGCTAAGATCCAGTCACTGTTATATTAGTGTAACATTTTGCCCATCGGAAGGacagcaaagaataaaagccAACAAGAGGCCACAAATCTTCACTTCAGTGATTATAATCCGTTAGCACAGTAGCTATTAGCAAACATCAAATCTTCTATGGTCCCAATGTACTGAGAGTACAGACTATACTAAGCAATTACAAATCCAGGTTTTGTAAAAGCTTGATAGTGGAAACTCAGATTGTTAAGAAAATCTGTAAGTATCTGTGACAGGGGCTGAGGAAAGCTGATGGCAACACGTGCCTCAAATCTTGAAAGTATTTCACTAAAAGctgtaaagcagcagcagcaaccacaGCTATAAAGGCAGCTATTGATCTGATAATCACATATCAGAGAAGCAgtaacattaaaagaaaaaaaaaataatatttggtCTTGTCTTTGAGATTACCTCAGATGAATTTGGCTCAAGCTTCTGATTTAAGTGGATCTGCCTGGAATTTGACTCTGTAACACCAAGACATAACCTAGTAAATGAACCATGACACCATTTATGGCTATCACAACTTAAGCCAGTTAAAATTTGTCTTTCCCAAGTTAAGCCTTCAAAACCAAACCTACCTCATCACACAATACTTCAGAATTCAAATGTCACTAAATATCAAATGACCAGTTAGAGCAGTAACAGAACAGCTAGTTTAAATCTGGGTGTTCAGACTTCTACAGgagttcttgtttgttttaaaaatcaatgcTTGTAAACCATTTTAGTGAGGCCTGAGGGAAGCAGTAAAGAAAATGGAACTCTCTTCTCAGTTTAAAGGCACATCATTCATCCTAAATCCCTAATGACCTTAATCAAAGTGAAAATGTCCTGACCTGCATTTGTATATTCAAATATTAAGAGATGGCTGAGTGTAGAAGGTTTTACTGGTTCAAAAGATCTAGAAAGTTTTCAGACAGATGCAGAAAATTTAATTCCTTGAGCACAGGCAAATGATCGGTGAGGGGAGAGCCTGCTGAAGAACATCATGGCATAATCTTCATCTGGTATGATCTGTATAGACTTTTTATGTTCTAGCTTTGGTTCATTCTGTCTCACACTGCTTGTCAACTGAATTCATGCACATGAGTTTAACATACGCTGCtaaacagatgctttttttcttttaaacctcAGTGTGTGTACCATCGTTCTAACACCTAGACAACAGTGCAAATAAAACCAGTATTGATTATAACTACTACAAAATCCCTACTACAAACAGGAACCCCAATATACCGAGAAGTAATTGTTTATTCCTGTAGAAGTTTCCATCTAGTTTCATAAGCAATGAATccaaaacattacaaaaaataaaaaagacaacatGCCATACATTTCAACTAAATCCATCCAAAGCATCCTCTGCACACACATTCTTTTTGGCATCGCATATGAAGCAAGCTTTAGGGTGTTTTTTAGTAATGAAAAAATAGGTACCATCAGTCCTTGTTAGATCACTTGAGAAGGTACTTGATGTTCTAACAGGAATGGCACAAGTACCATAAATACACAACAATGACTTTTCCCATAGAtaagggaacaaaacaaaaaaaaatgtaagaaggGAACAGCTTCTAAGAGAAGGCCTGAGTTTGAGTTTTACCTcgtcaaagaaggaaaaagaaacaacagagaagaagCTAAGAGCAAGTTCAGTGTTCAGTCATAGCAAAACTGACAGGACAACAATTTAAAACACCATTGGCTGCATTTAACAAAGACTGATTAAGTACCTACTTACAGCTACGGCTTTTGTCTATTACTGACACATTCCTCTTCCTCACATAAGAGTAAAAGCTTAGAGTCAATGCAAAGGAGTTAGGGTGCGTTTAAAATACTTGGGGAAGGAACCCAAGCAAGTTTTGACTGTGTGACAGCTCTAACAGGAACATGTTTGGTTTtctggtggtgtttttttttgtgtcacCTCTTCTGCACagtcttttctctcctttccaaTACCACTGTGTGCTAATACTTCATATCACATGTATTATTTTAACTGGTTTTCTCTTATCCTACCTCAGTTAGGCACTCATAGTATTTCTCTCACTAGCACTTTCTGCTATACTCATAGCATTTCAACAGTATCTAATTTAATTCAAGAACAGAGATTTTCATGTTCCCaatttctcttttactgcaAAAAATCCCATCAAGAAACCTACTTCTCTCAGCCACATTCACAAACCTTGACCTTAGCTTAGTTGAGAGCTATTATGCAGAATAATTTTCTTATCATTATCTAAACTGACTGAATCTTGAATAAAGTCTGAAACTggtaataaataaaaggaaaacaagacttgatctgaattttttttaattttttttttacctttatctttctgctcttccatctctgctgtccacttgctgtttcttttctcattatttgAGACCTTTTTTGGATTATCCACAGTCTGTGTAGCAGCCTGACACACTGACTGATTCTAAAGAAAttgacaaaagcagaaacaaatatatCTTAGAAGCTCAGTGACACTTTGCTGTCATCTGGTATGACACTATTAGGCCTTCGTGAcagatacatttatttcagaaacacacagaaggaagaaggagaaaagcagtcGTCATCAGAATCAGATTCATTTACCCTTTCATTTATTGctaaattttgctttaaaagcacTCATGTAATTAGTTTACATGACAAACTAGAACTGCTTCACTTGAGGAATTTCTACTTTAAATTGTATCCTTTTATCTACAGGATCTGTTTATTCCCTCGATGTGCAGAGACTGGTCCACTTTAAAGAAAACCCACATCAGCAGAACAATCCATTAAATCTAAAGGCTACAATCTTCCCTCAGACACTGAGGAATCTACTGAAGTCATCTCCGTTCCACCACAGAAAAAAGAGTAAGTCTAACACAAAGCATCTGTATTACTATCACACCAGGCAAGTTCTCAGGAGAAGAAAAGTCACctctaaataaaacatttttatgtgaACAGAATCAGAAAAGGCACCTAGAAGTCCGTAATATTAAATTAAGCACCACAGTGCAATTTTAGTGagctttttttcattattaaactGAACTTCAGAGAAAGTTTCATCCTCGCATAAGATTTAATCTCACTATTTGAAAAAACGCAATGGGTGAGTAACTCTAGGGGAGCATAAAGCACTCCAAacaccagaagaaaaatcaagacAGAAGCCCATGGCTTCAGAAGCTCATATTTCTACTGAATTCATGCACCTAAAAACTATCTAATGTGGATATTAATTATTCACAAAGCAAGCTACTAACCATATGCTTCATACTGAACACATATTGTAGATTTACACATTGCTATGAAGAAAGTGAACGTGAAGAAAACACCTCtaacaacaacacaaaaacagcaaaTCAATAGTCACTAGTTAACGGTTCATGGACAGGTGTGGAGAAT
This region of Coturnix japonica isolate 7356 chromosome 4, Coturnix japonica 2.1, whole genome shotgun sequence genomic DNA includes:
- the OTUD4 gene encoding OTU domain-containing protein 4 isoform X1 produces the protein MEAAGKAGGGEQSRCAGGTDAPAAASMDCYLRSQGLYRKKVAKDGSCLFRAVAEQVLHSQSRHIDVRMACVDYLRKHREKFEAFIEGPFEEYLKCLENPQEWVGQVEISALSLMYKKDFIIYREPNASPSHVTENGFSDKVLLCFSNGNHYDIVYPIEYSERAALCQSLLYELLYEKVFGTDVKKIISELSAAGVTEENNGSSEFSASDSEDDNYRSKAATVGDMNGLKSLSGSKHLKSGGNPTLFLPKKVLKSLNPSVYRNVEYDVWLQSKWDQQKQDFSIAAGMQYSIGDKCKVRLDHNGKFYNAHIQEVCSENGPVVVFVEELGAKHSVSLKSLKPLPQASPMEGWNTVPGKKMKKFFPTWGQNAQPDADCRGPKNQSKSIKPQSVLPPRLQHTVGTRQHQFVCSGPQPHQTSSEQKAPGRNSSQAVRKPDRERTEDLNHGGRDSNYFGLSPEERREKQAIEESRSLYEIQQRDEQAFPALSNNQSVCQAATQTVDNPKKVSNNEKRNSKWTAEMEEQKDKESNSRQIHLNQKLEPNSSERKSQDESCPKASSPLEQVKTDSPALAEQKAAECLPSVTPTPSPVFSEVHLPPTVPSVPAIVPAWPSEPTTYGPAGIPAQIPASSLMPAPATGPDSIVSQAQVTSAPVAGVPVSIQAVNQPLMPLPQTLNPYQDPLYPGFPLSEKGERAIAPSYSLCSNGEDLPKDKNILRFFFNLGVKAYSCPMWAPHSYLYPLHQAYLAACRMYPNMSLPVYPHNPWFQEAPPTQIENETVQPNRHFAIQSETRSNGQMAQVDSRSPSLPLIVPAAQVSESQGQLRVESDNSVQALHANYEEPMRGKNLFPQPSFGHGHFLGAVPIAPPFFPHFWYGYPVQGFIENSVARPNVVMAPEDKEATTSTSANMFVAKECSAPVPALNCVEQLQKTNSSSSSHTIPFPVAGASSECSAPKETSARAPQLEQTCISASPAKQAAAGLQNRSTQVQGVERQIVVPNTTLPLAEPPKNELKNTVHSRKDKTDKVRDSKGADNQPENRAQRMREESSEDENEVSDMLRSGRSKQFYNQTYGGGRRPRMEWGYSSRGGYQFPRNEEAWKGPPGRSRDEGNQYQRNFRGRPYRNDRRRAALGDNQRGHQA
- the OTUD4 gene encoding OTU domain-containing protein 4 isoform X2 codes for the protein MEAAGKAGGGEQSRCAGGTDAPAAASMDCYLRSQGLYRKKVAKDGSCLFRAVAEQVLHSQSRHIDVRMACVDYLRKHREKFEAFIEGPFEEYLKCLENPQEWVGQVEISALSLMYKKDFIIYREPNASPSHVTENGFSDKVLLCFSNGNHYDIVYPIEYSERAALCQSLLYELLYEKVFGTDVKKIISELSAAGVTEENNGSSEFSASDSEDDNYRSKAATVGDMNGLKSLSGSKHLKSGGNPTLFLPKKVLKSLNPSVYRNVEYDVWLQSKWDQQKQDFSIAAGMQYSIGDKCKVRLDHNGKFYNAHIQEVCSENGPVVVFVEELGAKHSVSLKSLKPLPQASPMEGWNTVPGKKMKKFFPTWGQNAQPDADCRGPKNQSKSIKPQSVLPPRLQHTVGTRQHQFVCSGPQPHQTSSEQKAPGRNSSQAVRKPDRERTEDLNHGGRDSNYFGLSPEERREKQAIEESRSLYEIQQRDEQAFPALSNNQSVCQAATQTVDNPKKVSNNEKRNSKWTAEMEEQKDKESNSRQIHLNQKLEPNSSERKSQDESCPKASSPLEQVKTDSPALAEQKAAECLPSVTPTPSPVFSEVHLPPTVPSVPAIVPAWPSEPTTYGPAGIPAQIPASSLMPAPATGPDSIVSQAQTLNPYQDPLYPGFPLSEKGERAIAPSYSLCSNGEDLPKDKNILRFFFNLGVKAYSCPMWAPHSYLYPLHQAYLAACRMYPNMSLPVYPHNPWFQEAPPTQIENETVQPNRHFAIQSETRSNGQMAQVDSRSPSLPLIVPAAQVSESQGQLRVESDNSVQALHANYEEPMRGKNLFPQPSFGHGHFLGAVPIAPPFFPHFWYGYPVQGFIENSVARPNVVMAPEDKEATTSTSANMFVAKECSAPVPALNCVEQLQKTNSSSSSHTIPFPVAGASSECSAPKETSARAPQLEQTCISASPAKQAAAGLQNRSTQVQGVERQIVVPNTTLPLAEPPKNELKNTVHSRKDKTDKVRDSKGADNQPENRAQRMREESSEDENEVSDMLRSGRSKQFYNQTYGGGRRPRMEWGYSSRGGYQFPRNEEAWKGPPGRSRDEGNQYQRNFRGRPYRNDRRRAALGDNQRGHQA